A genomic region of Nostoc sp. UHCC 0702 contains the following coding sequences:
- a CDS encoding aldehyde dehydrogenase family protein, with protein sequence MTTTLTCRNYIDGQWLSAATGNILESHNPALIDEIVATFPRSQADDVDTAVAAARKAYHSWRKVPAPARAEYVFRVGELLLQHKEELAQLISREMGKPLTEARGDVQEGIDCAFYSAGEGRRLFGQTTPSEMPNKFAMTVRTPIGVCALITPWNFPVAIPCWKAMPALVCGNTVILKPAEDTPACATKLIEIFAAAGLPPGVINLVHGVGEEVGKALVEHPDVDLVSFTGSSETGAFVGATCGRTHKRVCLEMGGKNAQVVMEDADLELALDGAVWGAFGTTGQRCTATSRLILHRDIKEKFTTMLHQRTSKLRLGAGTDPDTDIGPIINERQLQRVSQYLHIAREEGAKVLIGGEIASVGSLKEGYFFQPTILDDVTPQMRVAREEIFGPVVALIEVSSFEEAIAILNDSNYGLSSSVYTRDINRAFTAMRDIEAGITYINGPTIGAEVHLPFGGVKQTGNGHREAGTTALDVFTEWKSVYVDFSGSLQRAQIDNRG encoded by the coding sequence ATGACAACTACACTAACTTGCCGCAATTACATCGATGGTCAATGGTTGAGTGCTGCAACGGGAAATATCCTAGAAAGCCACAACCCTGCTTTGATAGATGAAATCGTTGCTACCTTCCCGCGTTCCCAAGCTGATGATGTAGATACAGCAGTAGCCGCAGCCCGCAAAGCTTATCACAGTTGGCGAAAAGTTCCTGCACCAGCTAGGGCAGAATATGTATTTCGCGTTGGTGAATTATTACTCCAGCATAAAGAAGAACTTGCCCAATTAATTAGTCGGGAAATGGGTAAGCCCCTGACAGAAGCCAGGGGAGATGTGCAAGAAGGTATTGACTGCGCTTTTTACAGTGCTGGTGAAGGGCGGCGACTATTCGGGCAAACTACACCTTCGGAAATGCCGAATAAATTTGCCATGACGGTACGGACGCCCATAGGAGTCTGTGCTTTAATTACACCGTGGAATTTCCCAGTGGCAATTCCTTGCTGGAAAGCTATGCCGGCTTTGGTTTGTGGTAATACTGTGATTCTCAAACCCGCTGAAGATACTCCAGCTTGTGCAACTAAATTAATTGAGATTTTTGCAGCCGCAGGTTTACCACCAGGAGTAATTAACTTGGTGCATGGTGTGGGTGAAGAGGTGGGTAAAGCCTTGGTTGAACATCCTGATGTTGATTTGGTGTCTTTTACCGGTTCTTCAGAAACGGGTGCTTTTGTGGGTGCGACTTGCGGACGCACTCACAAGCGTGTCTGTCTGGAGATGGGGGGCAAAAATGCCCAAGTGGTGATGGAAGATGCTGACTTGGAACTGGCATTAGATGGGGCAGTTTGGGGGGCTTTTGGTACTACCGGTCAGCGGTGTACGGCAACTAGCCGCTTGATTTTACATCGTGACATCAAGGAAAAATTTACTACCATGCTGCATCAGCGTACCAGTAAGTTACGCCTGGGTGCTGGCACTGACCCTGATACAGATATCGGCCCGATAATTAACGAAAGACAACTGCAACGGGTGAGTCAATATTTGCACATTGCCCGTGAGGAAGGAGCAAAGGTGTTAATTGGTGGGGAAATTGCAAGTGTTGGTTCGCTAAAAGAAGGTTATTTTTTTCAACCAACTATTTTAGATGATGTCACTCCCCAGATGCGGGTTGCCCGTGAAGAGATATTTGGGCCAGTGGTGGCACTAATTGAGGTTAGCTCATTTGAGGAAGCGATCGCTATCCTCAACGATAGCAATTATGGTCTTTCTTCCTCAGTTTACACCCGCGACATTAACCGCGCTTTTACTGCCATGCGTGATATCGAAGCAGGAATCACCTACATTAATGGCCCTACCATTGGTGCTGAGGTACACTTGCCTTTTGGTGGTGTCAAACAAACCGGTAACGGACACCGTGAAGCTGGAACTACAGCCTTAGATGTATTTACTGAATGGAAAAGTGTTTATGTTGACTTTTCCGGAAGTTTGCAACGCGCCCAAATTGACAATCGTGGTTAA